The following DNA comes from Pseudomonas triticicola.
ACCGGACAACGCCATCGGCATCTTCGACGGTGAGCTGGTGCTCAATCGAGAGGAGTTCGGCCTCGGCGCAGGGGAGTGGGCTGACAGCGTGGTGTCGAGGGACATCAACATCAAATTCAGGGTGGTGGCGCCACAACAGTGACGGTTCAATAGATCCGGCCACGGTATGATGTCGCGGTTCGTCGACGGCTCTGATCATCGGCAACGTTTTTTATCGCCGGAGTTTGCCCATGCCACGCATCACCCACTACACCTCCCCATGCCCGGAAAGCGTCAACAGCCAGATCCTGCAAATGGTCGTCGATTACCTGACCGACATCAGTGCGGTCGGCCTCGGTCCAAGCAATCTGCTGTACAACGTTTATCAGTACGCGGTCGGTTATGAGGTGCATCTGTACCTTGAGGCGTTGAACGGGCAGAAGGGCACCGAGGTGGAATTGCTGGTGGCCACCGATGATGAGGATCCGGAGCAGGTCATCGGATTCCTCATCTGTCTCCCGGTGCAGGGCGACTGGGAGGCGTGCAGCGTCGCCTACATGGCAGTGCGTGAAGGCCATCGGCGTCAAGGTGTGGCGCGGGCGCTGCTCGCGGACATGGTCGGGCGCTATCCGCATGCGGAACTGGCCTGCAGCATTGGCAAGGTGCCGTATTTCGAGGCACTGGGTTTTGAAGTGATCGGCCAGCGCGAAACCCAGGTGCTGATGAGCACGCGGCATTACCGCAGCAACGGCCTGCGCGGGTTCATCGACACCACGCCGATCTATCGCTCGCTGGAAGTGCAGCAGATTCACACCTATCTGCTGCAGAAGAACGGCAAGCGCGCGATGCTCGATGCGGAAAAACAACGCGATCGCCATCTGGACCAGACCAGCCGCCACGTAGAAGAATTTGTCCGTCAGCGCCTGACCCTGCACTGATCGTCGGCCAATCAAAAGCCCTTGCTGCGCATCCCGCGGCAAGGGCTTTTTTGTGCCTGCAATCTCAACCGAGCTTGACGTTCATGGTGATGCGCGCGGTGAAGACTTTTTTACCCTCGCAATCGTGAATGTCGACGTTGACTACCTTGTCGCCATCACTTTGCCAATCCACACCTTCAGCGCTGGCCACAGCGGTGACGTCGGTTTTCGCCTTGGCCAGATATTCCACGGTCATGCCTTTGGGAATCCAGCGCGCGCCGGCCGGGATCGACACGTCGGTCATCATTCCGCCGGCCAGTTCTGCCGCGTTGCACATGGCGATCGCGTGCACCGTGCCGAGGTGGTTGGTGATTTCCTTGCGAAACGGCACTTGCACGGTGGCGGCATTCGGGCGCAACTCGGAAATCAGCGGATTGATGCTGCTGAAGTACGGGGCGAACTGGCAGGCCATTTTGCTGAATGCATCCGGGCCGACGCTGTTGAACATGCTGAGAGATTGACTCATGGGAAGCCTCGCTGGGTAGTTTGCAGAATGATGTTCCGTTACAGAATTATGTTCTGTAACGGAACGGTATTCTGTTCGCGGCAAATCTGTCAACCTAGGCGCGATTTGTTCACGGGCACGTGACGCCTTTATCAACCTCCTTTTTTGGACCCGAGCAGCATGGACACCGCCGATATACTGGAACGCAGCTACCCCGGCCGCCGCGCCGAACTCAAACGCGATATCTTTCGCAAGGCCCTGAGCCTGTTCAATGAACAGGGGATCGAGGCCACCACCATCGAAATGATCCGTGCCGAGTGCGACACCAGCGTCGGCGCGATCTATCACCATTTCGGCAACAAGGAAGGGCTGGTCGCGGCGCTGTTTTTCACCGCGCTGGAGGATCAGGCGCGTTTGCGTGATGCGTATCTGGACGCGGCCAATACCACTGAAGAAGGCGTGCAGGCGCTGGTCTTCAGTTATGTCGACTGGGTCGAGCAACAGCCGCAGTGGGCGCGTTTCCAGTACCACGCGCGGTTCGCCGTGACCAAAGGCCCGTTCAAGGACGAGCTGGCCGAGCGCAACAAGACGCGCAACCTGCGTCTGCGCCAATGGCTGACGCAATCGGGTCGCGCCGCCGAACTGCAGGATTTGCCTGCCGAGCTGCTGCCATCGCTGATCATTGGCCAAGCGGACAGCTACTGCCGAGCCTGGCTGGCAGGGCGAGTGAAAGGCAGCCCGA
Coding sequences within:
- a CDS encoding GNAT family N-acetyltransferase — translated: MPRITHYTSPCPESVNSQILQMVVDYLTDISAVGLGPSNLLYNVYQYAVGYEVHLYLEALNGQKGTEVELLVATDDEDPEQVIGFLICLPVQGDWEACSVAYMAVREGHRRQGVARALLADMVGRYPHAELACSIGKVPYFEALGFEVIGQRETQVLMSTRHYRSNGLRGFIDTTPIYRSLEVQQIHTYLLQKNGKRAMLDAEKQRDRHLDQTSRHVEEFVRQRLTLH
- a CDS encoding hotdog fold domain-containing protein; the protein is MSQSLSMFNSVGPDAFSKMACQFAPYFSSINPLISELRPNAATVQVPFRKEITNHLGTVHAIAMCNAAELAGGMMTDVSIPAGARWIPKGMTVEYLAKAKTDVTAVASAEGVDWQSDGDKVVNVDIHDCEGKKVFTARITMNVKLG
- a CDS encoding TetR/AcrR family transcriptional regulator, which gives rise to MDTADILERSYPGRRAELKRDIFRKALSLFNEQGIEATTIEMIRAECDTSVGAIYHHFGNKEGLVAALFFTALEDQARLRDAYLDAANTTEEGVQALVFSYVDWVEQQPQWARFQYHARFAVTKGPFKDELAERNKTRNLRLRQWLTQSGRAAELQDLPAELLPSLIIGQADSYCRAWLAGRVKGSPSAYREVLAQAAWRSIRVEN